The Malus domestica chromosome 17, GDT2T_hap1 genome contains the following window.
AATCACATATCTATGTACATTGAGTATTTATACATAAATATTGAGATCAACACCTTATGTTAACTCATCACTACCTTAACTAACATATAGACTAAAGTACTAATTTGGTGCTTCACATCTTTGATAAGATTGTGAACCTTCATTACTCCTAACACACCCCCTAAAGTTGAAGGTAGAAGAACGAACTGAAAGCTTGTCAGCCAAGGAAGCAAACCGTGCAGCATGAAGGGACTTGGTGAAAATGTCAGCAATCTGTGACAATGTGCCAACATGTTGGACACCAATCTGACACAAAAGAATCTTCTCACGGATGAAATGGTAATCAATTTCAACATGCTTGGTGCGAGCATGAAAAACCGGATTGAAAGCTAATGTTATAGCACTCTTGTTATCATAGAAAATAACAGGTGGTCGGAGAAGAGGAAAGGAAATATCAGAAAGAATCTTGCAAATCCACGTGACCTCTGCAGCACTATTTGCAAGTGATCGGTATTCAGCTTCAATGGAGGACCGAGCCACTGTGTTTTGTTTCTTAGCACTCCAAGCCACCAGATTTGAGCCCAAAAATACACAATATCCACTGGTAGAGCGTCTGTCAACCGGGCAGCcaacccaatcagcatcagaccAAGCTGTTAGATGTTGATGACCTTTTGTAAACCATAGACCTAAGTCAATGGTACCTTTGAGATACCGTAAGATACGTTTGACAGCCTGCAAATGAATAGTTCTTGGGGCCTGCATGTGTTGACAAACTTGGTTAACAGCAAAGGCTAGATCCAGTCGAGTCCAGGTAAGGTATTGCAAAGCACCAACAATGGATCTGTAGGAAGTAGGATCAGGAAGAAGGGCACCAAAGTGATCCAGTTTGGAAGAACTAACTGGAATGCTAGAAGGTTTAGCACCCAACATATCTGTTTTCTTAAGTAAATCCAAAGCATACtttgattgatgaagaaataagCCTTTGGAAGACCTTTGCACTTCAATCCCTAGAAAATAGTGAATATCACCAAGGTTTTTAACAGGAAACAGAGTTTGAAGCTGAGAGATGATGGTTTGACAGACTGAAGAAGAGCTGCCGGTGATgattatatcatccacataaactAAGATGAATGTAATAGTTGTATCTTTCTTGATGAAGAGACTAGTATCAGATGTAGAAGAGGAAAACCCCAAGGAAAGAATGGCACTATAGAAGGCTTCATACCAGGCACGAGGAGCctgtttaagaccatataaagaTCGCTTAAGCTTGCAAACATGTGTAGGTTTGGAGACATCAACAAAACCAGGAGGATGCAGCATATAGACATCCTCTTTCAAATATCCATGTAGAAATGCATTGCTAACATCTAATTGATGTACAAACCAATCATAGTGAACTGCAATGGAAAGAAAGATCCTGATGGTTGGTGGTTTAGCCACAGGACTAAAAGTCTCTGAAAAATCTAAACCTTCTTGTTAATGAAAACCTTTAGCCACTAAACGTGCTTTATACCGTTCTATAGACCCATCAGCTTTATGTTTCACTTTGAAAACCCATTTACAACTGACAAGATTGTAAGATGGATGATGAGGTACCAAATCCCATGTACCTATGGATTGAAGGGCCTGAAACTCAGCTTTCATTGCTGCCCTccaagaagcatgtttagaagCCTGGAGATAAGTAGTTGGTGTGGATAGAATCTTGGTGAGAGGATCCACTGATGAAGGAAAATGATGCTTAGTAGCTGTGAAAATTTTGGGTTTGCAGATGCCAGCCTTTGCTTGAGTAATCATAGGATGAGTGTTGTGAGGTGCCGTTGGTGAAACATGTTCCTCAATACTGGAATCAGTGACTGAGAGAGATGATGCATACATGGATGGTGCATGGGAGATATCAAGACTTGCAGATTCCTGAGGTTAAGAGACAGCACTGAAAGAAGAGATGGGTATAGGTATGGTCACTGAAATCGGAGAAGATGCAGGATTGGAATTGGAGATTGCAGAGGACTGAGGAACTAAGAAATTGTGATGAAGGTAAGGAAAATAACTCTCATCAAATACAACATGCTGAGAGATGTAAAGTTTCTCAATGAGAGGATCATAACACCTGTAGCCAGTGTGATTTAAATTGTATCCCAGAAAAATGCACAGTTCGCTTATAGGTTCTAACTTGTGACTGGAGTAAGGTTTAAGCAATAGATAACATGCACAACCAAAAGATTTCAATGTATGATATTTGGGTAAGGCTTGAAACAATATCTCCTATGGACTCAAGAGAGAAGTTTGTGGTGGCAACCTGTTGATGAGATAAACTGCTGTTTGAAAAGCTTCAACCCAAAATTTAGGAGGTAAACCACTTTGAGAGACTAAAGTCTTGCCCATTTCAACAACATGACGATGTTTCCTCTCAGCACACCCATTTTGTTCAGGTGTGTGAGGACAACTCAGTTGATGAGTAATACCTTGAGCATTAAAGAAACCCTGAAGTTCGTTGCTTAAAAACTCACCCCCTAAATCTGATCTCAAACATTAAACTTTGGATGCAAAAAGTGTTTGAACTTTCAAAATAAAAGTTTTGAGGACTGAAGGAACATCCGATTTGAGAAATAAAGGATATAACCAACTGTATTTTGTGAAATCATCCAGTAGTATTAATTAGTATCTGTAACCAGTACAAGAGGAAGTAGGAGAAGGTCCCCATACATCAGCATGAACCAAATGAAAAAGCTTGACTGAGATACAAGGCAAAACAAAGAATGGGAGCTTAGAAGCTTTACCCATTTGACAAGCTGCACAAATGGACAATTTATTGACGGAACCAGTTACAGGTAAATGATGAGTGCGTAAAACAGAATGTAAAACTGCATTAGAAGGATGTCCAAGCCTTCTATGCCAAAGAGAAATATCAGCCTTTGCAACCATCAGCGCACGAGGAGAGACAGTTATCCTAGAAGAACCATCAGAAGCATTCCAATAGAATGGATA
Protein-coding sequences here:
- the LOC139193483 gene encoding uncharacterized protein; amino-acid sequence: MLERKLHVDVVNARESPYLNYFVEFPVRSNEGSQSYQRCEASDYGELLPLFSPANSLASALHAEVSNPLLAPIASITVQNIAGMVPTKLTRHNYITWRNIFLRVLKQFKLLGLIDGTDVCPSQFVCDSAGLRVLNSAHDICLRAKIQTIQKGDSLMIDYLNSIKEISDKLVAAGEPIFKSDLVAYILSGLPDDYESFVDSIETRNESITSDELHGLLLSKEISFQKRKTRLTASNTFTPFHALTAQSSTTSGHHSGFRGNYRGPYSPMAMTAVHQATPNYWIIDSGASHHVTPNPSSLNSAIPYTSNEQLFVGDGKAFDPFGFYIKDLRTGKMLFQGPSEGGLYPFYWNASDGSSRITVSPRALMVAKADISLWHRRLGHPSNAVLHSVLRTHHLPVTGSVNKLSICAACQMGKASKLPFFVLPCISVKLFHLVHADESASLDISHAPSMYASSLSVTDSSIEEHVSPTAPHNTHPMITQAKAGICKPKIFTATKHHFPSSVDPLTKILSTPTTYLQASKHASWRAAMKAEFQALQSIGTWDLVPHHPSYNLVSCKWVFKVKHKADGSIERYKARLVAKDVSNAFLHGYLKEDVYMLHPPGFVDVSKPTHVCKLKRSLYGLKQAPRAWYEAFYSAILSLGFSSSTSDTSLFIKKDTTITFILVYVDDIIITGSSSSVCQTIISQLQTLFPVKNLGDIHYFLGIEVQRSSKGLFLHQSKYALDLLKKTDMLGAKPSSIPVSSSKLDHFGALLPDPTSYRSIVGALQYLTWTRLDLAFAVNQVCQHMQAPRTIHLQAVKRILRYLKGTIDLGLWFTKGHQHLTAWSDADWVGCPVDRRSTSGYCVFLGSNLVAWSAKKQNTVARSSIEAEYRSLANSAAEVTWICKILSDISFPLLRPPVIFYDNKSAITLAFNPVFHARTKHVEIDYHFIREKILLCQIGVQHVGTLSQIADIFTKSLHAARFASLADKLSEGVADVVRDGWEYTVEGSPMFQVTEKIKMTRMMLNRWARSNVGTRPVEIREVEDKLTSLLGHSFLKESIAQKKELIGKLNRLLGQKEQFLRQRSKENWLKLGDRNHGLKYP